From a single Planococcus shenhongbingii genomic region:
- a CDS encoding glycerate kinase, protein MKVLIAIDSFKGSISSIEGSEAISAGIKEVYPEAQIVILPLADGGEGTVEALIRATDGNLVEKEVMGPLKEKVTAVYGILGDGKTAVIETAAACGLPLVPSNQRNPLLTTTYGVGELIADAIDKGCREFVIGLGGSATNDAGIGMLQALGFRFYNEHNKEVGIDGQALADICRLDLEHVNDKLKECTFRIACDVKNPLYGPMGAAYIFGPQKGATPEMVKQLDEGLKHFADLVQDELGVDINQIEGAGAAGGLGAAFSGFINGQLQSGIDLVLEIIDMEKSMEGADFVITGEGKLDGQTSMGKAPLGVAQLAQKQGIPVIALAGGITEETAALNELGITSYFSIMNAPMSLEEAMDSNVAYSNLRTTATQLFRLIQAVQMVVKI, encoded by the coding sequence TTGAAAGTTTTGATAGCAATCGATTCGTTTAAAGGCAGCATCTCTTCTATAGAAGGAAGTGAAGCGATTTCAGCAGGCATCAAGGAAGTTTATCCAGAAGCGCAGATTGTGATACTTCCTTTAGCGGATGGCGGGGAAGGTACAGTTGAGGCCTTGATACGAGCGACGGATGGGAACTTGGTTGAAAAAGAAGTAATGGGACCTTTAAAAGAAAAAGTAACAGCAGTCTACGGTATTTTAGGCGACGGAAAAACGGCTGTTATTGAAACAGCTGCCGCCTGCGGGTTGCCGCTTGTCCCAAGTAATCAACGGAATCCCTTGCTAACGACCACATACGGCGTCGGAGAACTCATTGCAGATGCCATTGATAAAGGCTGCCGGGAGTTTGTCATTGGCCTTGGCGGCAGCGCTACAAACGATGCAGGGATTGGCATGCTGCAAGCATTGGGCTTCCGCTTTTACAACGAGCACAACAAAGAAGTGGGAATAGACGGACAAGCGCTCGCGGATATCTGTAGGTTGGATCTAGAGCATGTGAACGATAAGTTGAAAGAATGCACATTCAGAATCGCTTGTGATGTTAAAAATCCTCTTTACGGGCCGATGGGCGCAGCGTACATTTTCGGACCGCAAAAAGGGGCGACACCAGAAATGGTGAAGCAGCTGGATGAGGGGCTTAAACACTTTGCGGATCTCGTTCAGGATGAACTTGGGGTAGATATCAACCAGATTGAAGGAGCAGGAGCTGCTGGTGGATTAGGCGCGGCTTTCTCCGGTTTCATAAATGGCCAACTGCAATCGGGAATCGATCTAGTGTTGGAGATTATCGACATGGAAAAAAGCATGGAAGGCGCGGATTTTGTCATTACAGGCGAAGGAAAGCTGGACGGCCAGACTTCCATGGGCAAAGCACCTCTCGGAGTAGCCCAGCTTGCCCAAAAGCAAGGGATTCCTGTCATAGCCCTTGCAGGCGGCATCACGGAAGAAACAGCGGCATTAAACGAACTTGGCATCACTTCCTATTTTTCCATTATGAATGCGCCCATGTCGCTGGAAGAAGCAATGGATTCAAACGTTGCCTATAGTAATCTGCGCACTACGGCAACTCAATTATTTCGGTTGATCCAAGCCGTTCAAATGGTTGTGAAAATTTAA
- a CDS encoding citrate:proton symporter: MLTILALLMIIVFIVLLSKNKLTVFGALTIVPFVFGAIATFVTGASIFDLFEWIKEGILFKVDEETGEVSMGVISPAIVILFAVLYFGVMLNVGLFDPLCKFFIRKAKGDPLKVTIATVLTATVVTMNGDTTTTIIICVAAFLQLYKQMNIKLMYLAVIIVTPIGIFNQLPWGGPTIAAATAMNVNISELFAKLLPGMLLAEVFAILMAYYIGKKERKRLNFDPKTAKEISPEQMEIMLDAIRLKDPELKRPKLYAFNLLLTLVILALLLMDLAHGGVLFGIGAAIALTVNYKSANLINARLDALAADSLAPALATLAAGVFSGVLTGSGMSAALATSITGIIPEALGSNMAPIYALMAAPAITFLPQDAFYFGIAGVMADVMGQYGITSSEAAVASMVGQAFRLISPVIPALYMLVASTEVNFIDFQKTYIFYAWPIIFIYLGVYILTGSLPL, translated from the coding sequence ATGTTGACAATATTAGCCTTATTAATGATCATAGTATTCATCGTACTGTTATCCAAAAACAAATTAACCGTATTCGGGGCGCTGACTATTGTACCGTTTGTTTTTGGCGCAATCGCCACATTTGTTACCGGGGCTTCTATATTTGATCTTTTCGAATGGATCAAAGAAGGGATTCTATTTAAGGTAGACGAAGAAACAGGGGAAGTATCTATGGGGGTTATTTCTCCTGCTATTGTCATCTTGTTTGCGGTACTCTACTTCGGGGTTATGCTGAATGTCGGTTTGTTTGACCCTCTCTGCAAATTCTTTATCCGAAAAGCAAAAGGGGATCCGTTGAAAGTGACCATTGCTACAGTCTTGACGGCAACCGTGGTCACGATGAACGGAGATACGACGACAACCATTATTATTTGTGTCGCCGCGTTCCTTCAGCTTTATAAGCAAATGAATATTAAGCTGATGTATCTAGCTGTCATTATTGTTACGCCGATTGGAATTTTTAATCAGCTGCCATGGGGCGGCCCGACAATTGCGGCTGCAACAGCTATGAATGTCAATATTAGCGAGTTGTTTGCAAAATTATTGCCAGGGATGCTGCTTGCTGAAGTATTTGCTATATTGATGGCCTATTATATCGGGAAAAAAGAAAGAAAACGTTTGAACTTTGATCCGAAGACTGCTAAAGAGATTTCGCCAGAGCAAATGGAAATCATGCTGGATGCTATCCGCCTGAAAGATCCGGAACTGAAAAGGCCGAAGCTGTATGCGTTCAACCTGCTTTTAACACTCGTTATTCTCGCTCTGCTATTGATGGATCTTGCACACGGCGGGGTATTATTCGGGATAGGAGCAGCGATTGCCCTTACGGTAAATTATAAATCGGCCAATCTGATCAATGCACGGCTTGATGCCTTGGCAGCCGATTCTTTGGCGCCAGCTTTGGCCACATTAGCTGCCGGGGTCTTTTCCGGCGTATTGACTGGCAGCGGGATGTCAGCTGCTTTAGCAACATCGATTACGGGTATTATTCCAGAAGCGCTTGGTTCCAATATGGCACCAATTTACGCATTAATGGCAGCGCCAGCCATTACATTTCTGCCGCAAGATGCCTTTTACTTCGGGATTGCAGGAGTTATGGCAGACGTCATGGGGCAATACGGAATTACTTCCAGCGAAGCGGCTGTAGCTTCTATGGTAGGACAGGCTTTCCGGTTGATTTCACCCGTCATACCCGCTCTTTATATGTTAGTCGCTTCCACCGAAGTGAATTTCATCGACTTTCAAAAAACCTATATCTTCTATGCTTGGCCCATTATCTTCATCTACCTGGGCGTCTATATATTAACCGGATCATTGCCGCTGTAG
- a CDS encoding tartrate dehydrogenase has translation MSETKKFRLAVIPGDGIGTEVVEAGLRVINELAKESNGKFEFESDFFPWGCEYYLENGKMMDEDGVEKLRDYDAIYFGAVGFPGVPDHVSLWGLRLAICQGFDQWANIRPIEFLPGVPRRLNHPDVDSLNWVLIRENSEGEYSGIGGRNFSGRGPGKEVAVQSALFTDHGCERIIRYAFDLARTRDRKKVTSITKSNAQQYGMVLWDEVFARVSKDYPDVETDQWLVDAAAAHFVLKPEELEVVVASNLFADILSDLGSALAGSLGLAASANINPERRTPSMFESVHGSAPDIAGQGISNPIGAIGSAAMMLDHLGLNEEAKLINKAIAETTRQGILTRDLGGTYNTNEITDAIIENLSKVKAGI, from the coding sequence ATGAGTGAAACTAAAAAATTTCGTTTGGCAGTTATTCCAGGGGATGGCATTGGCACGGAAGTGGTTGAAGCGGGTCTTCGCGTGATCAATGAATTAGCGAAAGAGTCTAATGGCAAATTTGAATTTGAAAGCGATTTCTTTCCTTGGGGCTGTGAATATTATTTAGAGAACGGGAAAATGATGGATGAAGACGGAGTGGAAAAACTACGGGATTATGATGCAATTTACTTTGGCGCTGTAGGATTTCCAGGAGTTCCAGACCACGTCAGCTTATGGGGACTGCGTTTAGCGATTTGCCAAGGATTTGATCAATGGGCCAATATCCGCCCGATTGAATTTCTTCCCGGCGTTCCAAGACGCCTTAATCACCCCGATGTGGATTCGCTAAATTGGGTATTGATCCGCGAAAACTCAGAAGGTGAATATTCAGGCATCGGCGGCCGTAATTTCTCTGGACGCGGACCCGGAAAAGAAGTAGCTGTACAATCCGCGTTATTCACGGATCATGGCTGCGAACGCATTATCCGTTATGCATTTGACTTGGCACGGACACGCGACCGCAAGAAAGTGACAAGCATCACGAAAAGCAATGCGCAGCAGTACGGAATGGTGCTGTGGGATGAAGTGTTTGCCCGGGTAAGCAAAGATTACCCGGATGTTGAGACGGACCAATGGCTTGTTGATGCAGCCGCAGCTCATTTTGTGTTGAAGCCGGAGGAATTGGAAGTGGTCGTTGCTTCGAATCTTTTCGCTGACATTCTTTCAGATTTAGGCAGTGCTCTTGCTGGAAGCTTGGGATTAGCTGCCAGCGCAAATATCAATCCTGAAAGACGTACACCAAGCATGTTCGAATCGGTTCATGGATCGGCACCTGATATTGCAGGCCAAGGCATCTCCAATCCAATTGGCGCAATCGGAAGTGCCGCAATGATGCTGGACCACCTCGGGTTAAATGAAGAAGCTAAACTCATCAACAAAGCGATTGCTGAAACAACCCGCCAAGGCATCCTGACCCGCGACCTTGGAGGAACGTATAACACAAATGAAATCACAGACGCGATCATAGAAAATCTATCTAAAGTTAAAGCAGGCATATAA
- a CDS encoding GntR family transcriptional regulator yields MKKPNEHENNLSLNETSMGKDVLSFIENLKGFDEYRLPQRAYHIIRLAIRDLILLPGQTILEREMAEALQMSRTPVREALVRLETEGMVRIIPRRGFIVEPIEKEDLKQIYEIVERLDGLAVSLATMRVGMEEVAQLELLIEQQEEALEQKKLKEWAILDFRFHDLIIDYAKNKRLRTVIDSHSDQLYRARLFTINHRPFPFHSIVEHKAIVACMKAKDSHAADVLMQSHRNRARIEILAAVEKIAQKDLLVLNTEK; encoded by the coding sequence ATGAAAAAACCAAATGAACACGAAAATAATCTATCTTTAAACGAAACAAGTATGGGAAAGGATGTTTTATCTTTTATCGAAAACCTTAAGGGTTTTGATGAATACCGTCTGCCTCAGCGCGCTTATCATATCATTCGGCTCGCTATACGTGATTTAATCCTTCTTCCTGGCCAGACGATCTTAGAGCGGGAGATGGCTGAAGCCTTACAAATGAGCCGTACTCCGGTTCGGGAGGCTCTCGTCCGTCTGGAAACGGAAGGCATGGTCCGCATTATTCCGAGACGGGGATTCATTGTGGAGCCGATCGAAAAAGAGGACCTTAAACAAATCTATGAAATAGTAGAAAGACTGGATGGTCTTGCGGTAAGTCTCGCTACTATGAGGGTGGGCATGGAAGAAGTCGCTCAACTGGAATTGTTGATCGAACAGCAAGAAGAAGCACTGGAACAAAAAAAATTAAAAGAATGGGCGATCCTGGACTTCAGGTTTCATGATTTGATCATTGACTATGCAAAAAATAAACGCCTTCGAACGGTAATAGACAGCCATTCGGATCAATTATACCGAGCGCGTTTATTCACTATTAATCACCGCCCCTTCCCTTTTCATTCCATAGTGGAACATAAAGCGATTGTGGCATGTATGAAGGCAAAAGACAGCCATGCTGCTGATGTCTTGATGCAGTCACATCGAAACCGCGCACGTATAGAAATTTTAGCTGCTGTAGAAAAGATTGCCCAAAAAGATTTGCTCGTTTTGAATACGGAAAAATAA
- a CDS encoding ABC transporter permease → MLKENLKMSWMNVLHNKMRSALTTLGIIIGVASIITLITIVKGVTSDMTSDFATFKADRIIVTTLGTPLKMGLLHNDIERLAGIDNVSGVSPTVTGFTSIAADGTIKEEVSIIGRNDVYFSKNVDVIKTGRGINPLDIQSENKVSLIGSSIAKEMFYGEDPIGKSVLIGGMNFTIIGTLQQSHAFSSSSINETVIIPYTTSMQLLGTSYIMAADVYMEDSKEAKKTTLAIEAELNEAFKDQGEGFSVRNTQDMLATINQMITTMSWLLVGISSISLIVGGIGIMNMMLVSVTERTAEIGLRKALGAEPKRIQQQFLLEAVFLSLIGGVIGVVTGILTAYVICSLMDTSFLLSPLTVFLALGFSMTIGLVSGMAPARKASKLNPIDALRSV, encoded by the coding sequence ATGCTAAAAGAAAATCTGAAAATGAGTTGGATGAATGTCCTTCATAACAAAATGCGTTCGGCGTTAACCACCCTTGGCATTATTATTGGAGTGGCCTCCATCATTACGCTGATCACCATTGTCAAAGGCGTCACGAGTGACATGACCAGTGATTTTGCCACATTCAAAGCGGATAGAATCATTGTTACGACTTTAGGGACTCCATTAAAAATGGGGCTGCTGCATAACGATATTGAGCGTCTTGCTGGAATCGACAATGTCTCCGGTGTGTCCCCGACTGTCACAGGATTCACTTCAATTGCAGCGGATGGCACCATTAAAGAAGAAGTAAGCATCATTGGGAGGAACGATGTCTATTTTTCAAAAAATGTGGATGTGATCAAAACAGGAAGAGGGATTAATCCATTAGACATCCAAAGTGAAAACAAAGTAAGCTTGATCGGGTCTTCGATTGCCAAAGAAATGTTCTATGGCGAAGATCCCATCGGGAAAAGCGTGTTGATCGGCGGCATGAACTTCACTATCATTGGCACGCTACAGCAATCGCATGCATTTTCGTCAAGTTCGATTAATGAGACGGTCATCATTCCTTACACCACTTCGATGCAATTGCTTGGAACCAGTTATATCATGGCGGCCGATGTCTATATGGAAGACTCCAAAGAAGCTAAAAAAACGACTCTCGCTATTGAAGCTGAACTGAATGAAGCGTTTAAAGATCAAGGGGAAGGGTTTTCGGTTAGGAATACGCAAGATATGCTGGCCACCATCAACCAGATGATTACGACAATGTCTTGGCTGCTGGTGGGCATTTCCTCCATTTCCCTGATCGTGGGTGGAATCGGCATTATGAATATGATGCTCGTTTCGGTAACGGAAAGAACGGCAGAAATTGGGCTGCGAAAAGCACTCGGAGCAGAACCGAAACGGATCCAGCAGCAATTCTTGCTGGAAGCGGTCTTTTTATCGCTGATCGGCGGAGTCATCGGCGTTGTAACGGGCATTCTGACGGCATATGTTATTTGCTCTTTAATGGACACCAGCTTTTTGCTGTCTCCTTTAACCGTTTTTTTGGCTCTCGGCTTCTCAATGACGATTGGCCTCGTTTCCGGAATGGCTCCTGCCAGAAAAGCGTCGAAATTGAATCCGATTGATGCTTTGAGGAGTGTATAA
- a CDS encoding ABC transporter ATP-binding protein: MAEQILKMTNISKSYFLGGEEQAILSHIDLSVNKGDFVAILGPSGSGKSTLMNLIGCLDIPTGGEYSLSQQNVQELDEKELAAIRNQEIGFVFQQFHLLPRLSARHNVELPLVYAGVSEKERQKRAAEMLARVGLEGKMEHRPNQLSGGQQQRVAIARAMVTEPTILLADEPTGALDQKTGQQIMELFHQINKEGKSIIMITHDAEIAKNAGRIFRILDGQLREEGAGC; encoded by the coding sequence ATGGCTGAGCAAATATTAAAAATGACAAATATCAGCAAATCCTATTTCTTGGGTGGAGAAGAGCAAGCGATTCTCAGCCATATCGATTTGTCTGTAAATAAAGGGGACTTTGTGGCGATTCTTGGACCATCGGGTTCCGGAAAGTCCACATTGATGAACTTGATCGGCTGCCTGGACATTCCGACCGGCGGCGAGTACAGCTTGTCGCAGCAAAACGTGCAGGAACTGGATGAAAAAGAACTGGCCGCTATCCGCAACCAGGAAATCGGTTTTGTTTTTCAGCAATTTCATTTGCTGCCCCGCTTAAGTGCCAGGCATAATGTGGAATTGCCGCTGGTTTATGCAGGAGTTTCTGAAAAAGAGCGGCAAAAGCGGGCAGCGGAAATGCTGGCCAGAGTTGGGCTTGAAGGAAAAATGGAACACCGGCCCAACCAGCTTTCCGGGGGACAGCAGCAGCGGGTGGCCATTGCCAGAGCGATGGTGACTGAACCGACGATTCTGCTGGCCGATGAACCGACGGGTGCACTCGACCAAAAGACAGGCCAGCAAATCATGGAACTCTTCCATCAAATTAATAAGGAAGGAAAATCGATTATCATGATTACACATGATGCCGAAATCGCGAAAAACGCAGGCAGGATTTTTCGCATCCTGGATGGCCAGCTGCGCGAGGAGGGAGCCGGATGCTAA
- a CDS encoding efflux RND transporter periplasmic adaptor subunit: protein MNAKSKRKKRKWLLWSIIGILVIAMPATAIFMPKGTGAFQEEVAETGDIRTFYNFPGTVDAKNRESVISEKPMQVCDIKVQQGDQVKSGDVLMVTITGEEIKAPIEGEVSQILIKKNMQVPAGIEMMKIVDYVNFETNVKVDEYSFKFLEADQKVNVTINALGKELTGTISDISKEAISENGVSYFIVAIDLSNDEGLRIGMSTEAKIVKEEAIAVTTLPMEVILFDNDNEPYVLLPAEEGEPVKQAITTGINDGMIVEVTSGVSAGDSVMHSTGEEGLLEQLFWR, encoded by the coding sequence ATGAATGCCAAGTCGAAGCGGAAAAAGAGGAAGTGGCTGCTTTGGAGCATAATTGGCATTTTAGTTATAGCAATGCCAGCAACAGCTATTTTTATGCCGAAAGGAACTGGAGCTTTTCAGGAAGAGGTCGCGGAAACAGGAGATATCAGGACATTTTATAATTTCCCTGGCACAGTTGACGCTAAAAATAGGGAATCTGTCATTAGCGAAAAACCGATGCAAGTCTGCGACATTAAGGTGCAGCAAGGCGATCAAGTGAAATCCGGGGATGTGTTAATGGTAACAATAACAGGAGAAGAAATAAAGGCTCCGATAGAAGGCGAAGTTTCACAAATCCTGATTAAGAAAAACATGCAGGTGCCGGCCGGTATTGAAATGATGAAAATAGTGGATTATGTTAATTTTGAAACAAATGTGAAAGTCGATGAATACAGCTTTAAATTCCTGGAAGCCGATCAGAAAGTAAATGTTACCATCAATGCACTCGGCAAAGAACTGACAGGGACCATTTCCGATATTTCCAAAGAAGCGATTAGTGAAAACGGCGTTTCTTATTTTATTGTGGCGATTGATCTTTCTAATGATGAAGGATTGCGGATCGGTATGAGCACAGAAGCAAAAATCGTCAAGGAAGAAGCGATTGCTGTAACTACGCTGCCGATGGAAGTGATTCTTTTTGATAATGACAACGAGCCATATGTGCTGCTGCCTGCAGAAGAAGGTGAGCCAGTAAAACAAGCCATCACGACCGGCATCAATGACGGCATGATTGTGGAAGTGACAAGCGGCGTTTCAGCCGGAGACAGCGTCATGCACTCGACTGGCGAGGAAGGGCTGCTGGAACAGCTTTTCTGGAGGTGA
- a CDS encoding ABC transporter substrate-binding protein — MHKLFKLVPLIISAVLLSACSGFGFGGKEVTVGGKDFTEQYLLSEMTGFLLQEEGFKVNQMNNLGSSVVRSALENGQVDMMWEYTGTALMTYMGQEPIPDPQQAFQKVKDLDSENGIHWMNMSPVNNTFVLVMQSEQAEELGIKTLSDLAAYVNEHPGELTMAAGVEFANRADALPGVEKTYGFEFGTEQIKQMDLGLTQRSLNDGLVDVTGASATDASIKRYNFTVLEDDKQFFPPYYAAVSINQEVHEEYPEIEEITARLAEKLNDDIMRELNYQVDVEGQSVSVVAHDWLVENGLLADK, encoded by the coding sequence GTGCATAAATTATTCAAACTTGTCCCTCTGATTATCAGTGCAGTTCTCCTTTCCGCTTGTTCCGGTTTTGGATTTGGAGGAAAAGAAGTTACTGTCGGAGGAAAAGACTTTACCGAGCAATACTTATTGTCTGAAATGACAGGGTTTTTATTGCAGGAAGAAGGCTTTAAAGTCAATCAGATGAACAATTTGGGAAGCAGTGTTGTCCGTTCGGCATTGGAAAACGGACAAGTCGATATGATGTGGGAATATACCGGAACTGCGCTCATGACTTATATGGGACAAGAACCAATCCCGGACCCGCAACAAGCATTCCAAAAAGTCAAAGACCTGGACAGCGAGAACGGCATTCACTGGATGAATATGTCACCAGTCAACAATACTTTTGTATTAGTGATGCAAAGTGAACAAGCCGAAGAGCTTGGGATCAAAACCCTCAGCGATCTTGCTGCCTATGTCAATGAACATCCTGGCGAGTTAACGATGGCGGCGGGTGTCGAGTTCGCAAACCGTGCGGACGCTTTGCCAGGTGTAGAAAAAACGTATGGATTTGAATTTGGTACGGAGCAGATCAAACAAATGGATTTGGGCTTGACCCAGCGCTCGTTGAACGATGGACTTGTGGACGTAACCGGGGCATCTGCAACTGATGCTTCCATTAAAAGATATAATTTTACTGTGTTAGAAGATGATAAACAATTCTTCCCGCCTTATTATGCGGCTGTATCGATCAATCAGGAAGTGCATGAGGAATATCCGGAAATTGAAGAAATCACAGCCCGCTTAGCTGAAAAACTGAACGATGATATTATGAGAGAACTGAATTATCAAGTGGATGTGGAAGGGCAAAGTGTTTCAGTTGTTGCGCATGACTGGCTCGTTGAAAATGGTTTGCTGGCAGACAAGTAA
- a CDS encoding ABC transporter permease, whose amino-acid sequence MNKQKLIGNIVKVSLYALVAAFFIWAISNHYFDYIFSEKETFLNLLKQHIQLVLVSSLLAILIAVPAGILITRPKFRKAEWLVSNFANLGQTIPSLAVLALMISILGIGFQTAVFALFIYSILPIFRNTVAGIDSIDKNMIDAAKGMGMKPLQILFRIELPNAAYSILAGIRTAVVLNIGTAALAYVIGAGGLGVWIFTGISLFDNGFLISGAIPVTLLAILADYLLRKLEYVIVPKGARRLE is encoded by the coding sequence GTGAATAAACAAAAGTTAATAGGGAATATTGTAAAGGTTTCACTTTATGCACTGGTCGCCGCATTCTTCATTTGGGCGATCTCCAATCATTATTTCGATTATATATTCAGTGAAAAAGAAACATTTTTAAACCTCTTAAAACAGCATATCCAATTAGTACTCGTTTCTTCATTGCTTGCCATTTTGATTGCGGTGCCGGCAGGGATTTTGATTACGCGTCCTAAATTCCGAAAAGCGGAATGGCTTGTTTCCAATTTTGCTAACTTAGGGCAGACCATTCCGAGTCTTGCAGTGCTTGCTCTTATGATCAGCATTTTAGGCATCGGTTTTCAAACCGCTGTTTTTGCCTTGTTCATCTATTCAATCCTGCCTATTTTTAGAAATACCGTGGCAGGCATTGACTCTATCGATAAAAACATGATTGATGCTGCAAAAGGGATGGGCATGAAGCCGCTTCAAATCTTATTTCGCATTGAACTTCCAAATGCCGCATACTCGATCCTTGCAGGTATCCGGACAGCTGTCGTCTTGAATATCGGCACAGCGGCTCTGGCATATGTGATCGGAGCAGGTGGCCTTGGCGTATGGATTTTCACTGGAATCAGCTTATTTGACAATGGCTTTTTGATTTCCGGTGCCATTCCGGTGACGTTATTGGCCATCCTGGCTGATTACCTATTGCGGAAACTGGAATATGTGATTGTTCCAAAAGGAGCAAGACGCCTTGAGTAA
- a CDS encoding ABC transporter ATP-binding protein gives MIAFNHVTKSYNDEKIAVNDVDFTVEQGEIVVLLGPSGCGKTTLLRMVNRLESISAGTIRINGQDSMDLDAIELRRNIGYVIQSNGLFPNMTIEENVMLVPDLLGWSKKDKRERFAYLMKLIGLDAEEYRKRFPYELSGGQQQRIGVVRALAADPPVMLMDEPFGALDPIIREKIQDEFLQIQREVKKTILFVSHDIDEAIKMADKIVLLRNGEIMQYATPSEMLTHPKNEFVSQFFGQDRAIKSLSLHTVKDLQEKIGLGQVDASIQDTKTIHVQQDLRNTLSMLMNQEADQVIVVDDHGEKIGSVTIDLVQKYLHFEIKEKMSISQEG, from the coding sequence ATGATAGCGTTTAATCATGTAACAAAATCATACAATGATGAAAAAATAGCGGTCAACGATGTTGACTTTACCGTAGAACAAGGTGAAATCGTGGTCCTTTTAGGACCGTCCGGCTGCGGAAAAACCACGTTATTGAGAATGGTGAACCGTTTGGAATCCATTTCAGCAGGCACGATCCGTATTAATGGCCAGGATTCCATGGATTTGGATGCCATTGAACTAAGACGCAATATTGGATACGTAATACAAAGCAACGGACTTTTCCCTAATATGACGATAGAAGAAAACGTCATGCTGGTTCCGGACCTTCTCGGCTGGAGCAAGAAAGACAAACGCGAACGCTTTGCTTATTTGATGAAGCTAATCGGCTTAGATGCGGAAGAATATCGGAAACGCTTTCCTTATGAATTGTCAGGAGGCCAGCAGCAGCGCATCGGTGTAGTCCGGGCTTTGGCAGCTGATCCTCCTGTCATGCTAATGGATGAGCCATTCGGAGCGCTTGATCCGATTATCCGGGAAAAAATTCAAGATGAATTTTTGCAGATTCAGCGGGAAGTCAAAAAAACGATTCTTTTTGTCAGCCATGATATTGATGAAGCCATTAAAATGGCTGATAAAATTGTCCTTTTGCGCAACGGGGAAATTATGCAATATGCTACCCCTTCAGAAATGCTGACACATCCGAAAAATGAATTTGTTTCTCAATTTTTTGGGCAAGACCGGGCCATTAAAAGTTTAAGTCTGCATACCGTAAAAGATTTGCAGGAAAAAATTGGACTTGGGCAAGTGGATGCTTCTATTCAAGACACCAAAACGATCCATGTCCAGCAGGATTTGCGGAATACCTTATCCATGCTGATGAATCAGGAAGCCGACCAAGTGATAGTTGTCGACGACCATGGCGAGAAAATCGGCTCCGTTACCATTGATCTTGTCCAGAAATACTTGCATTTTGAAATTAAAGAGAAGATGTCCATTTCTCAGGAAGGGTGA
- a CDS encoding ABC transporter permease: MEKWLKFLEVNAPRILELTVDHAVLVTLAIAVALAIGVPLGIYLTTNEYLAGIVLQAASITLTIPSIALFGVMIPVFSLIGQGIGFLPAFVALVLYSQLPIIRNTYTAIKNVDPDMRDAAIGMGMKTHQRIWRVEIPNALPIIMAGIRTAVVLNIGIAVIAAYIGAGGLGVLITQGISRGDNYLIISGSIAVAILAIIADAILLLIQKRFTNKALVE, encoded by the coding sequence GTGGAAAAATGGTTGAAATTTCTAGAGGTGAATGCACCAAGAATTTTGGAATTGACCGTAGACCATGCTGTTTTAGTCACGTTAGCAATTGCGGTGGCCTTAGCTATCGGCGTGCCGCTTGGCATTTACTTAACAACGAATGAATACCTTGCAGGAATAGTCCTTCAAGCTGCTTCAATCACCTTAACGATTCCAAGTATTGCATTGTTTGGCGTCATGATTCCCGTTTTTTCTCTTATCGGCCAGGGAATCGGTTTTCTTCCGGCTTTTGTTGCGCTCGTACTGTATTCACAGCTTCCGATTATCCGAAATACATATACAGCTATAAAAAATGTTGATCCGGACATGCGGGATGCGGCAATCGGCATGGGGATGAAAACTCATCAGCGCATCTGGCGGGTCGAAATTCCAAACGCGTTGCCGATCATCATGGCAGGCATCCGGACAGCGGTGGTCTTGAATATTGGGATTGCTGTCATTGCAGCCTATATCGGCGCCGGTGGACTAGGCGTTCTGATTACTCAAGGAATCAGCCGGGGCGACAATTATTTAATCATCAGCGGTTCCATTGCCGTAGCAATTCTGGCAATTATTGCGGATGCCATTTTGCTATTGATTCAAAAACGTTTTACAAACAAAGCTTTAGTCGAATAA